In Desulfomonile tiedjei DSM 6799, a genomic segment contains:
- a CDS encoding response regulator, which translates to MNCKVLLVDDEKEFASTLAERLDLRGISVDVANSGEDALRSLSKSVPEVVILDLMMPGMNGLAVLERIKQDFPQIQVILLTGMGSVSEGVEGLRLGAFDYLMKPVHIEDLVARIKDAVSKSEREV; encoded by the coding sequence ATGAACTGCAAGGTGCTACTTGTCGATGATGAAAAGGAGTTCGCTTCCACTTTGGCCGAGCGACTCGATCTCAGAGGTATCAGCGTAGATGTAGCAAACAGCGGGGAAGATGCATTGCGGAGTCTTTCAAAATCGGTCCCCGAAGTGGTTATCCTCGATTTGATGATGCCGGGAATGAACGGTCTGGCGGTTCTCGAAAGAATCAAGCAGGATTTTCCTCAAATTCAGGTCATTCTTCTTACCGGTATGGGTTCCGTATCGGAAGGAGTGGAGGGTTTGCGGCTCGGTGCATTCGATTACTTGATGAAACCGGTTCACATCGAAGACTTGGTCGCAAGAATCAAGGATGCGGTAAGCAAGTCCGAGCGAGAGGTTTGA